A genomic window from Pungitius pungitius chromosome 12, fPunPun2.1, whole genome shotgun sequence includes:
- the LOC119220678 gene encoding neurexophilin-1 — translation MMRPSRGFILLLLNGTACLVALSQEDDPSSPKSSSGDSSKTVGLLSGQAHLSPLSRWMLHSKSRAANTTSVELPYRSPVPFSKQEFSKQEFWEMLGSDLLKPDASSSRVKRRPIVKTGKFKKMFGWGDFYSNIKTVRLNLLITGKIVDHGNGTFSVYFRHNSTGQGNISVSLVPPVKAVEFDLERQSVVYPKDSKIFNCRVDYEKVDRSKRTSLCNYDPSKTCFQEQIQSHVSWICSKPFKVICIYISFYSTDYRLVQKVCPDYNYHNELPYLPSG, via the coding sequence GTGGCCTTGAGTCAAGAAGACGACCCCTCCAGCCCCAAGAGCTCCTCGGGCGACTCCTCCAAAACCGTGGGCCTACTGAGCGGGCAGGCCCACCTGTCGCCCCTGAGCCGCTGGATGCTCCACAGCAAGAGCAGGGCGGCTAACACCACCTCTGTGGAGCTGCCCTACCGCTCCCCGGTCCCTTTCTCCAAGCAGGAGTTTTCTAAACAGGAGTTTTGGGAGATGCTGGGCAGCGACCTGCTCAAACCCGACGCCTCCAGCTCCCGGGTCAAGCGCCGGCCCATCGTCAAGACGGGCAAGTTCAAGAAGATGTTCGGCTGGGGAGACTTCTATTCCAATATCAAGACGGTGAGGCTCAACCTGCTGATCACCGGCAAGATCGTGGACCACGGCAACGGCACGTTCAGCGTCTACTTCCGCCACAACTCCACGGGCCAGGGCAACATCTCCGTCAGCCTGGTTCCACCCGTCAAGGCGGTGGAGTTTGACCTGGAACGCCAGAGCGTGGTCTACCCGAAGGATTCAAAGATCTTCAACTGCCGCGTGGACTATGAGAAGGTGGACCGCAGCAAGCGCACCTCGTTGTGCAACTACGACCCGTCCAAGACCTGCTTTCAGGAGCAGATCCAGAGCCACGTGTCCTGGATCTGCTCAAAGCCGTTCAAGGTCATCTGCATCTACATTTCCTTCTACAGTACGGACTACCGCCTGGTCCAGAAGGTCTGCCCGGACTACAACTACCACAACGAGCTGCCCTACCTGCCCTCGGGATAG